From the Montipora capricornis isolate CH-2021 chromosome 2, ASM3666992v2, whole genome shotgun sequence genome, one window contains:
- the LOC138037690 gene encoding uncharacterized protein — MQKKKALDERDFNVLGQMSQLTRSIVMVNEHDRDVEEKEMELARKKADLERREKEVKRKEGGDADNVLEVNKNAMRTRDMSEIAGPSWRNVEEDDEDSDKYLDFDDSGVMECYTEDIDVLEASNIIKTPERPTTGKKRPRANPLTVGTTAKKCPRKQVVEPECAQCRHLLLENKELREANARLTEELNAQRMEVQPSDAPRPGKISKEVAERYKMIELSPGRCIYIYDSHLTKAYTKKTATATACFLLSCFYRDDELVGRSLAGKNGKPCVDTDILESILSYTRKKFPDMTSDSGVKIALRNKITCLEAKLKKRTIQVVD; from the exons atgcaaaagaagaaGGCCCTAGATGAAAGAGACTTTAATGTCCTTGGCCAGATGTCACAGCTAACCCGGTCGATTGTTATGGTGAATGAACATGATAGGGATGTGGAGGAGAAGGAGATGGAGCTTGCAAGAAAGAAGGCTGATCTTGAAAGAAGGGAGAAAGAAgtcaaaagaaaagaaggagGTGATGCAGACAATGTACTTGAAGTAAACAAGAATGCAATGAGAACAAGGGATATGTCAGAGATTGCCGGGCCGTCTTGGAGGAATGTAGAGGAGGACGATGAAGATAGTGATAAATATTTAG attttgatgaTAGTGGGGTGATGGAATGCTATACCGAGGATATTGATGTCCTTGAGGCAAGCAATATTATCAAAACTCCCGAGAGACCAACAACTGGCAAAAAGCGACCAAGAGCAAACCCTCTAACAGTAGGTACTACTGCTAAGAAGTGCCCAAGAAAGCAAGTTGTAGAGCCCGAGTGTGCTCAGTGTCGCCATCTGCTGCTGGAAAACAAAGAGCTGAGAGAGGCAAATGCACGACTTACTGAGGAATTAAATGCTCAAAGGATGGAAGTGCAGCCAAGTGACGCCCCCAGACCAGGGAAAATATCCAAGGAGGTTGCGGAAAGATATAAA ATGATTGAACTGTCACCAGGAAGATGTATTTACATCTATGACAGCCATCTTACCAAGGCATATACAAAGAAAACAGCAACAGCCACAGCTTGTTTTCTGCTAAGCTGTTTTTACAGAGATGATGAACTTGTAGGGAGGAGTCttgcaggaaaaaatggaaaaccgTGTGTTGATACAGACATTCTAGAGAGCATCTTGA GTTACACAAGAAAGAAGTTCCCAGACATGACATCTGATAGTGGGGTCAAAATAGCTTTAAGGAACAAGATAACCTGTCTTGAAGctaagttaaaaaaaaggacAATCCAAGTTGTTGATTAA
- the LOC138037691 gene encoding uncharacterized protein — translation MKSKRIPLSSSYHDIRTEPKYIVFLSKLLLLFQFCHVCRTGRKPEITAEQTGTGIVIKTVCTNSSCRKEFIWTSQPFMPGTKILAGNFLISMAVLFAGGSFTKVRQIFLHMGLACTSFSTFFRHQRNMLIPTVHLFWKRYQTNLLSRLKDMGGITLSGDGRHDSMGHCAKYCAYTIFCCTLPSIIHFALIQRNQAGSSPAMEFMGFQKCMDFLVGFGIVIAAFISDRHTQIASHMKNVLSHITHYFDLWHLKKKITKLLNKLTKEKGNEELQPWVKPCERHLYWSATSTLDGNGKVIWAKFKSFLSHIINRHTNLDDPLFNKCAHGDIPDRKWIDPGIVYFSCYLI, via the exons ATGAAAAGCAAGAG GATCCCCCTATCAAGTTCCTATCACGACATCAGAACAGAGCCTAAGTACATAGTGTTCTTGTCAAAACTGCTGCTGCTCTTTCAGTTCTGCCATGTTTGTCGCACAGGAAGGAAGCCTGAGATAACAGCAGAGCAGACTGGAACTGGGATAGTGATTAAAACGGTCTGTACCAATTCCAGTTGCAGAAAGGAGTTCATTTGGACCAGTCAGCCTTTTATGCCTGGCACTAAGATACTTGCTGGTAACTTCCTAATATCTATGGCCGTGCTTTTTGCTGGTGGATCTTTTACAAAAGTTAGACAGATCTTCTTGCACATGGGTCTGGCTTGCACTTCATTCAGCACATTCTTCCGACATCAACGG AATATGCTGATTCCTACTGTGCACTTGTTTTGGAAGAGGTATCAAACAAACCTGTTGTCTCGTCTGAAAGATATGGGAGGAATAACACTGTCAGGTGATGGGCGCCATGACAGCATGGGTCATTGTGCCAAGTATTGTGCATACACAATCTTCTGTTGCACATTACCAAGCATCATCCATTTTGCACTTATACAG AGAAATCAAGCTGGAAGCTCCCCTGCCATGGAGTTTATGGGCTTCCAAAAATGCATGGACTTTCTGGTGGGATTTGGCATTGTAATTGCAGCCTTTATTTCCGACAGGCATACCCAAATAGCAAGTCACATGAAGAATGTTTTATCACATATAACGCATTACTTTGATCTCTGGCATCTTAAAAAGA AGATCACCAAATTACTTAACAaactaacaaaagaaaaggggaATGAAGAACTACAGCCATGGGTTAAGCCCTGTGAGAGGCACTTGTACTGGAGTGCAACATCCACACTAGATGGGAATGGAAAGGTCATCTGGGCTAAGTTTAAGTCATTCCTTAGCCATATCATTAATAGGCACACTAACTTGGATGACCCACTTTTTAACAAGTGTGCACATGGAGACATCCCTGATCGCAAATGGATTGATCCAGGTATTGTTTATTTCTCTTGCTATTTGATAtga